GCGGGTCGTGGCTGCGCTCGTCGGGCGGCACCAGGGGCTTCATGCGCAGGGCCAGCACGATCAGGACGGTGGGCAGCACGATGAAGATCAGGAATGCACTCACGAAACCTCCGGCGCACTCCGGTTCAGGGGAGGCGTGACCTCATGCTGTCACGGCGCGCCCCCGCTCCGCTGCCGGAAACCGGGCGCGCCGGGGGGTGATTCAGGCGTCGCTGGGGGGCACGCGCCAGCCGGTCCGGGTGGCCCATTCCTGAGCACCCGCGACGATCAGGTCCATGACGGGGTCCTTCACGGCGTAGTAGGCGTCCACGTCACGCGGGTGCAGCCGGGCGAGCTGCACCTTCACCTCGCCGTACGCGGCGGCGGCGGCCGGGGCGGCGCGCAGGAAGTCGCGCATCAGCAGCGGGTAGCGGTGATTGAAGCGGCCCACCTCGCGCACGTGTAGGTGGACCTGCCCGGCGCGGCTGGCGTAGGCCTTGCGCAGCTCG
The Deinococcus sedimenti DNA segment above includes these coding regions:
- a CDS encoding GrpB family protein, coding for MSKVITVVPPDPTWAARFHALAHPIRAALPADAQLHHIGSTAVPGLSAKDVIDLQIGLSDLNAAPALLQTLAALGYEPRPAVTADHLPPGLTLPGAELRKAYASRAGQVHLHVREVGRFNHRYPLLMRDFLRAAPAAAAAYGEVKVQLARLHPRDVDAYYAVKDPVMDLIVAGAQEWATRTGWRVPPSDA